A stretch of DNA from Oncorhynchus keta strain PuntledgeMale-10-30-2019 chromosome 17, Oket_V2, whole genome shotgun sequence:
TATTCTAACTTATTGTACTGTGAGGTTTTTATATACAgttataggatcttaatttgacatcttgtcacagcaaaataatcctgctgCAACAGGATTTTAATGTTTAGTCTATAATGTTGCATGATCGATGGTTAGGCTATTTGGCTGAAAGTAGGCTACTTGAGAAGTGCAATATGTTAATATAACCGTGGGTTTTcagtaaatgtatgtaaattacgaagctcatctgcatgtCCTGaagtgcaggaaaattctcagcaccaaaagagtgatcaaattaagatcctgcacCTCTACCACTAAATTTAAATAATGATGATCGTGAAGTGCAAAATTATAAACAAACAAATCGTCAACTGCTGGTTTAGATAATTATTTTTTTCTGGTCAGGAGCTTTGTTATAAATCGTCATGGTGATTTCTTTTCACCATGCCTGTTAGGAGCTGGGTTGTTCAGAGGGTAACATTAGAAGGCCCAAATGTATGACTTGCATAATGGATGAGTGTTGTTGCGTAGCACTAACATGACTCCCTGTTCAGCGTAAGTGTCGTGACTGGCTCCTGTGAGAACCTGTTTAAATGCTGTGAACCTGTTCTTTACTTCACTCTTTCCTACTGACAGACAACATAACATATGCCAGCTCCAACCTGTTCACACCGATAGCTCTGATTGCTGCATGGGAATATTGGAAGTAGTAGGACTCGAGCATATTACTGTTGGTAATATATCATAAAAGCAGGACCTAGCTAATGGCTGGCCCACCAAACATGACCTTGTTTTGCCAATGCATGGTTGTGTTATTGCAATGTAACATGTTTGATTTTTTTTCTAGTTCAGTGCACGAATATATTATGCCAGGGAAGTGTTGGAAGGgatgtgtaacacacacacacacacacacacacacacacacacacacacacacacacacacacacacacacacacacacacacaggtatgtaGAGGGACACCGTGTCCTGTGCTGTGTGAGTCATTAAAAGGGGTTGACACACACAGGCATGTTTCGTCTTTGACAGGCCTGTGGAGCATGAGATCAAGGAAGCCTGCTGAATGTATTTACTATGGTAAATGTTTAATCCAGCCAGCCTTTCCAACTAGCTGGACGCCTGTTTGCCTGCAGCTCTGTGTTTCCCAGCCCTATGCAGCCGAAATCACAGCACCGCCAAGGTTAGGTTACAGGGAGATGTTGGAGAATTTGGGTTCACAGACATTACGAGAGGAATGGTTGTGGTTGCATTCTGTGCTGTGCTAAACCATTTAAATCAGTGTCATCTACACTGTGTGTCCAAGGCATCCCACAGTTCTCAAGTTGTCTGGATggcctttggatggtggaccgttcttgatacacacgggaaactgctgAGCATGAAAACAactgcagcgttgcagttcttgacacaaaccgattcacctggcacctactatcataccccgttcaaagacacttaaatcttttgtcttgccgaTTAACCCTCTGAATGGgacacgtacacaatccatgtctcaattgtctcaaggcttaaaaatccttatttgaactgtctcatccccttcatctacactgatttaacaagtgatgtcaataagggatcatagctttcacctggattcacttggtcaatctgtcatggaaagagcaggtgttcttaatgttttgtacactcagtgtattccCATGTTTGTCACCTAACTCTAACATGGCATTAATCGGTCCTATTGGGCCTGCGTGTTAGAACAACAACATAACTCTGTGAATTATGATGGGCCCTGTGAGGGAACTGTGTCTGTGAGTTATGACGGGCCTTGTGAggggactgtgtctgtgagtTATGATGGGCCCTGTGAGGGGACTGTGTCTGAGTAATTACTCTCTCTTACATGGCACCAAACAGCCAGGCTGAGTTGTTGTCATCAACGATTCAGACGAGGCTACACCCTAGTCTTCATGTTCCATGTTCATCCAGCTAGATTGACTgatgaacagaacagagcagacaggctcATCAAGTTTATTAGGCACTTAGCTACAGTAGGAGCTCTGACAGgacctctgtctctttctatcaCTCTTTCAGCGCCACATTCAGTAGGAAAACATTGTTAAATGTTTCAGATAGAAATTACATGAGCAGAGCCAACATGATTCGTTATTCTACATGTTAGAGAGgaataaatatatttaaatatatttaggCTAAATATATTTCTATCTGATGCTCCTCAATGTTGTGCCCTGCTGAACATGCCCCAGGTTTCAGAATGACTAGAGGGTCAGCCCCTCCATCTGACATGCCCCTTGTGGAACAATTAGCTCCAGTGTAGAATAACCCCATACTAGCCTGTCTGGTCCATGTATCCTCCTCCAATGGTCTGGATGGGGGTGAGAGTGGTTGTCAGTTGGCACCTTGaggtgtgttatgttatgttctgACTCACTCCTGGTTTGGTTTTACTGCCCCCCGCTCATCCAGATTGTTTCGATGTCAGTAGTATTTCCTAAAGACAGCCACCAGATGAAGAGAGGGTTTAATTAGATCCCATATGGATATTAACTGCTGGGCTCATTCCAGCAAACACATAATGAGCCTGCATCATCTCTTGCGAGTGGTTTTGTATTATGCATATGTAGCATGTATTTCAATATCACAAAAGTCTCTTAAATTtgattatatatacagtgccgtgcgaaagtattcggcccccttgaactttgcgaccttttgccacatttcaggcttcaaacataaagatataaaactgtattttttgtgaagaatcaacaacaagtgggacacaatcatgaagtggaacgacatttattggatatttcaaacttttttaacaaatcaaaaactgaaaaattgggcgtgcaaaattattcagcccccttaagttaatactttgtagcgccaccttttgctgtgattacagctgtaagtcgcttggggtatgtctctatcagttttgcacatcgagagactgaacttttttcccattcctccttgcaaaacagctcgagctcagtgaggttggatggagagcatttgtgaacagcagttttcagttctttccacagattctcgattggattcaggtctggactttgacttggccattctaacacctggatatgtttatttttgaaccattccattgtagattttgctttatgttttggatcattgtcttgttggaagacaaatctctgtcccagtctcaggtcttttgcagactccatcaggttttcttccagaatggtcctgtatttggctccatccatcttcccatcaatttgaaccatcttcacctgtccctgctgaagaaaagcaggcccaaaccatgatgctgccaccaccatgtttgacagtgggggtggtgtgttcagggtgatgagctgtgttgcttttacgccaaacataacgttttgcattgttgccaaaaagttcaattttggtttcatctgaccagagcaccttcttccacatgtttggtgtgtctcccaggtggcttgtggcaaaatttaaacaacactttttatggatatctttaagaaatggctttcttattgccactcttccataaaggtcagatttgtgcaatatacgactgattgttgtcctatggacagagtctaccacctcagctgtagatctctgcagttcatccagagtgatcatgggcctcttggctgcatctctgatcagtcttctccttgtatgagctgaaagtttagagggacggccaggtcttggtagatttgcagtggtctgttactccttccatttcaatattatcgcttgcacagtgctccttgggatgtttaaagcttgggaaatctttttgtatccaaatccggctttaaacttcttcacaacagtatctcggacctgcctggtgtgttccttgttcttcatgatgctctctgcgcttttaacggacctctgagactatcacagtgcagatgcatttatacggagatttgattacacacaggtggattgtctttatcatcgttagtcatttaggtcaacattggatcattcagagatcctcactgaacttctggagagagtttgctgtactgaaagtaaaggggctgaataattttgcacgcccaatttttcagtttttgatttgttaaaaaagtttgaaatatccaataaatgtcgttccacttcatgattgtgtcccacttgttgttgattcttcacaaaaaaatacagttttatatatttatgtttgaagcctgaaatgtggcaaaaggttgcaaagttcaagggggctgaatactttcgcaaggcactgtacatattgaTGATCTCTTTGGGGTGAATCATAACCGACTGGCCAGATGTGCAGTAGGTTTTCACTTAGTTATTCAGCGATGTCAATGGGATATTAAAGGAAAATTCTACTTAAGTGGAAGTTACAATTGGCCCCTTAATGTTTTAGAGGGCCGGTCTTAATTCAGCTGACGTAAGAATGATTCCGGTCTTACAGGTTGCTGCTCTGTAACTATTTATAGATTTGCGGTCTACTGCCGATACAGTTCATTACCTGTGTTTATGAATGATGAGGTTGATGACCCATGAGAACATCGCCAGGGCAGGGTCTCATTTATTACTAAGGGGGCATTGCATGAGTGGTATGGTGGGGGTTGAAGGGTACCTTTCTCTCTGAAAGGTCAGTCTTTTAACCTTACAGTATGTCGCAATTATGCAACTCCATTATGATAACACCAGCCTGATAGCGTTATCATTCAAACGCAACAGAAATGGTACAGGAAATCCCCGGAACAGATGGTTACGCCTACGTTTTATTTTTAAAGTTTATAGTTAAATCATGCTATTTATGGTAAGGGTGTGGCCAGGTTGTTTTTAAAGTGAAGTGGGTATGGTACAGTGTATGGATACGTTTGAGGTAAAATGGCTGTTTGAGGACAATGCAACAAGGTTGTGTTTCAGTGTTATCTGTGACTTACCAGAGTGCTTAAACAGTTAAATCGCCTTATCTACCCAACACAGCTACAAAGCCTACACAGCATAAACACAGTTTCAGAGAGAAGAAGTAGCTGTGCCATCCAAGACAGCAGCTGCCTGTGACTGTCTGGTGTTTCTCTCTGTTGGCttctcctctacacacacacaccacacacaccacacacaccacacacacaccgctgacCAGATGTTCCTCTCTGGTGTCCAATCCACACACACTGCCGCTCTATTTCATGTACACAGGAATTTATGCtcttgtttgtttgtctgtttgaaACATTTCCATTCAATCTTGCTGAATGAAGCGTTATCTACCTgcatcctccctctctgtcatctgGTGGGATCAGAGCAGGTGCTGGTGTTAGAGAAAGACTGGGCACGACCTCACTTCTGTACcactgatctgtctgtctgtgtctgtctggccacatactgtacacctctGTGTGATCAATTTCAAACAGAAGGCCAAAATAATCTCAGCAGTATAGAAAACTAACACAGCGTTAGTGTGGCACTGAGCTGTTGCGGACTCAAATCCTCCagatctgaaacacacacatcccTTCTCAAACAGTTCCAGTCCATCCCACACAGTAGCACATGAAGCCTGACCCAGCCTTCCTCCCTGACTCATGTAAAGCCGCTGTTTTCAGCAGAGGGAGCCGGGCTAGGCAGCTGCTCTCTGGCCCTGCCGCCCCGTGTCAAACACAGCACAGTGAGCGCACAGTGGGCACAACAACAGCACGACGCCCAGACACAGACGCAGACGGGGTTGTATAAACAGAAACTGATTCTGCATGacatgtttctctctcctcctcaattTGTAGAACCACAGTCTGAGTAGGGCAGTGCATAACCACTGCATTGACTTTGGGATGTCTCAGCTTTCCCAGGATACATGTACACTATTACTTGTCCTGATAAACCGATTAGAGCTCTCAAATGGTTGTCCTGACATAAACCATGGTGAGAACAACCGATCCATGAGGTTGATTGGCACAGCAAATTGTACTGTAACTGAATAGGGCATTGCCCCCAATAGGGCATGACCATCATGTTGCCAAGAAACCGGAGAGAAAGTGAGGATCGACTACATGGATGAATTAAACAATCACTGGATCAGGTGACAGCTAGTCTGAATTTGCATCAGTATTCTCTCAACATGAACTGTTATTAATGCATCAACAACATTCTCAAGAGAGAGGTTTCGTTCATTGATAATGTCCTTTGATATTTCTAGAAGTTACCATCTGGGAAATGCTACATCTTGGCAGTACTAAATCAAACAGATCATAATATGTTGTAATACTTTATTTCCACAGTAACCTGTATGTTTATAGCTGAATGGTCATAATCATGTGCGTCTTTGCAGTTCAATGCAGTTGTTGTTTTCCCTATTTCTAATACTTGTGACACACAGAAACAGCAGAGCAAGCTATATCAATTTTCCATAACTTTTGTTAGAATTTCAGCACAATTGACATATTGCTTGTTTAtactatttacattttagtcatttagcagacgctgttatccagagcaacttacaagtgccttgctcaagggcacatagacatatttttcacctagtcaggtcagggattcgaaccagcgacctttagGTCaaatgctcttaactgctaggctacctgatgCCTTATAGATTTTAAGTGTCCATGCTTATGTCTTTTGGAGGAAAAGGAGAAACATATTGTTTAGTGTGGAGAATGTCACTGTCCCTGAGTTGGCATTACATATTTTCAACAGTTCAATAAAGAGCTACACTAGTGATTCACAAACAGGTGTATTGTCAGAGTCCTGGCTATGCATGGAGCTCAGCCCCGTGTCTGAGTCCTCATCGTTCGTGTTGCTGGTCTTGGAGAGACCTCTGGCCTGCTCCACCCACCCACTGCTTTTCTCCAAGGAAGGCAACATTTCAGTCTCAGTAACACCAGAGGGTTCTTTGTAATCATCGGGGAACTTCTCGTTATTTAAATCCATAGAGTCCATTTTTGCGAGCAAATCCGTTAGTTCTTTTTCTTTTGCGTCCCACAGCTCCTGGCTTAAGTCCAAATCACCCTTAATAGTCTCTAAATCCGTGTTCAAACGAAGACCAATATATAAACTAGTATCCAGCTGTATTttgactctctcctcctctaaaaCCATGTCATTCTCTGATAAACTGTCCACAGTTGTCTCTTGAGCAGCGACCCCTGCCTTTGGAGCCATTGCAGACACGGGGATGTCGACAGACTCCCCAATACTATCGGTATCTTTGCCCGACAGCTCATCTTGCCGTCTTTTCATCCACCTTTGGTTCAGCTCCTCCTGAATCTCACCTGTGATGATGTCCATGAGAGCTTCGCGTTCTGTCAACTCCTCCTGAAGTCGCAGGACCACCTCGCAACAGAGCGCGTACTCCTCAAACTGTGCGATAGCCTCCGCTGAACATGGCACGCTCTCTGTTGGATCAGCCTTCGCGCTTGACTCCACCATGTATGTGTCCTGCACATAATTGATACCATGTTTCTTAATTCTGTCAAAATGGACTTTTGCCTCATACCTCTCTATATCCCTATCTAATTCTTTGATCCTTTTGATCTGCTGGCGGATGGTGTGATCCTGCGATATAACCAAGTGCACCAACGTTTCCACTTTCTCAACTGAGGATGTATCCTTAGGAACAGTCTCCTCTTTCTTTTTGGTAATTTTGTCCAACTTTCTAAAAGCTTTTCTAACAATCCTCCGCTGCTTTTCTTGCGAGAAAGCCATTGTGGTCTTGGCTGCTTCCTTGAACACGCACGGACTGTCTTTGCTCTGAACAACCCGCGCCTCGGCACTCCTGGGTCCGTTGTTCGGTAACGATGCCTCATTCCTCACCAACACAAACCTCACATTTTCCTGCTCATCTCCCCAGGCACTCCAGAGACGCAGGATTTTGGTTTTATTGGGTAAAATCCTCTCAAAGCCTCTCCATTTCTCCGCTATACAGTAAGACTGGGGGATCCCAGATAGCATCACCGCTGACGCACTTTGCTTCAAGTTTTGGTCCTCCAGTAGAACTTTGACAACATCGGAGCAGGTGGTGCGCTTGGACAGCCCGGAGACCAGTTTCTCCTCCCGGCAGACCCATACTGATACCTTGCATTCTTCCTGCTCCATACTAGAAAAACCTTTAACCCAATTGCTGATTAAAGTTTCTGCTCTCCTTTCGACTCCTCGATTCCACTTTTCAGTTGTAGAGAGAAAAGTGACACACACCTTCATTTGGAGCTGTCCTTATTCGCATGTAAGCATGTCATCATCATGAAGTAATAAGCGCATTAAACTTTCCTCCAGTAGGACTATTCCCGTGGCAGACTGAGTGAGTCACGCTGTGAAGTTGTTCTGCTGGGGATCACATTATCAGACTTCCTTTTGGAACACTGTTGGCAGAGAAGGAACGGGCATCCTTCCTTTCGGTTGGTATGCACTGCTGTGGGTACATTTCTATGCAAACACTAAAGTATACGCCCTCCGCTCCCAAGGGGACTCTTTCCACTCTTAGTTGATCAGAAGTTTTTGAATGTAACATTACCCACCCACTTGGTGCGAATTTTATGCACCAGTTTGCCTACTGTACTTTGGTCAAAACTACCATCAATCTCATGTGAAAGATTAAAAAGTGGACACATTTTAAACTGATTGTTATATATGTCATTAAATGAATCGAGTGAAATTGTCAAGTTAAACTATATAAGTATTCTGATGTCTCAAGCTTATTCATCTACAAGGCCTTTTATTAGTTTATGTTGATACACATAAAGACAATATTCAGGTTCCCCCTTGTTTCACATCTTGAAGACTTCTGATCTGGTCTTCTGCAGAAACAACAAAGCAAGcaagcaaaatacatttaaaaaatatgaatGGAGCTGCACAGAAGATAATTTATCTCTGCCCTCTATAACACCCCAACCAAACCACTTCCCGCAAAGACATATGAAGGaaaaacatattttcataaaACAAGGATTTGTCTGTGGTTATTGCAGAGGTCTTTAGTTGTCTGGGTGTGTCTATATTAATTCCCTACAGCCCTGGCCAGAATCACAGCTCGTCATTGGTCCCGGTCGGTTTATCCTCCTGTGATCCTGACAGCTGATGACAGGCCAAGTTTGTTGATGAAACACTACATAAAACCCCAGGCTGGAGGTTATAATCATGTCAGGCAGGGTATTCTCCAACATCAACATAGCCAGGAGCTAGCTGTATTGAAAGAGGATTGCCATTTCGAAGATCAAGAAAAAAAAGTGGTGTTACTATTTATTCTCATGTGTGTGAATAGGTCAACATTATCACAGGTTGCCAAGCCCGATTCTTTTGCATAGAGCTCCCCCTGTTGTGCATTAGGAGCATTGTATGTTCCAGCAAAATAAGTAATACTAAAATCATTTCAGAGACGTTAATTGACGTTTGTGAGAAATTATCATTCATTATCATTCAGAAACAGAATtgaatatttattttaatttgataTAATATGCATACAACATTTCTAGAAAGCTATAAAATATCTAACATTTTAGCAATGAAGAAAAACTTACAAAGCAAAGACCAGACCCAGTACAGTAAAAACACATAGTCTTTTTCCATATTCTTGTGTCTTTATACAAATAACCTTTAACAATTCTCTGCACACAATGTTCTGAGGTTGCCATCCAAACTTGAGAAAAATTAAAGCCTGTTTTGAAAAAAAAATAGACAAAAAGGTACCAGTACCTACAGACAAATAACAAACAACCCAGATCTTAACTGCTGACGTTTGTGTAAAAAAAGACTCAATTTTAAAATAACTATATTTTCCAAAAATGTATCTTTTGGTTGACAGGACTGACATACTGGGAGCGCAACAGTGAAACAAACAGGCTTGACTCTGGTTAAACTGGAGTCATCACGAAAGCATTGTAAGTATAGCCTACCTAGAACACATTCAAACAGAAACTACTGTAGTGGTGGTCTGTGTTTCTCACACCATAATCTAGTCCCAATTATTAATAAATTAGAACACAGGTCAAAGGTCTTCTAAACATGACATGAACCCTGCCTGATCCATTGTCTTCAGCAAGACTAACATACAAGTATACTGCATTATGTTTTATGGACTGTGATGTTAGTGTGCATATGGTATGATAACAGTTGATTTACTGTGACAGTCATATCAAATGAACCTTCGCAGAGGGATCTTTTGACCCATAACTATTGAAAAGACTGAACATGCATCTAAGGGTACTATCTTTTCCCAAATAGTCTAATTGTTGTGGTAATGAATACAGTTCTACAGAGAAAGATATTGATAAAGGCATTCTGGTGATCTCGTCCGCCATTTCTTTAACATTTTGGTTTTGCTTCTTTGAAACCTTTTCTAAGATGTAAAGTCATGACCAAAGGCACTTTATAATAGTGCAGGCGACAAATGCACACCTGACATGTCTCCAGATTTTTGGTTTTTGATAGACAAGGCAAAGTTATTACTGCTATTACACATGAAACTTGTTTATTGTAATAATCAATGTATAACTTAGCATCATTATTTTGTAAAACAAGGTGAAATGTGTACATGTAAAACTGACAGTTGTGTATCTATAATGACCAACATGAAACATCACTAATGTTATGCATTTCCATCCAAGCAAACCAGATGCCATTGGGGAAAAGTTACTAAGGCACTGTACATGCAACACTGGGATGTATGAGAATAACAGGGCTGTCCTCCAGCTTAGGAAAGAGCTCACATTTCGTGGTAGTTACAGTATCTGTAAGGATGCCATTCCCTACCGCCAAGGTTAAAGATGCAATCCGCAGTAGGGGAAACAGCGCCACTGTCCA
This window harbors:
- the LOC118395875 gene encoding ras association domain-containing protein 10-like; translated protein: MKVCVTFLSTTEKWNRGVERRAETLISNWVKGFSSMEQEECKVSVWVCREEKLVSGLSKRTTCSDVVKVLLEDQNLKQSASAVMLSGIPQSYCIAEKWRGFERILPNKTKILRLWSAWGDEQENVRFVLVRNEASLPNNGPRSAEARVVQSKDSPCVFKEAAKTTMAFSQEKQRRIVRKAFRKLDKITKKKEETVPKDTSSVEKVETLVHLVISQDHTIRQQIKRIKELDRDIERYEAKVHFDRIKKHGINYVQDTYMVESSAKADPTESVPCSAEAIAQFEEYALCCEVVLRLQEELTEREALMDIITGEIQEELNQRWMKRRQDELSGKDTDSIGESVDIPVSAMAPKAGVAAQETTVDSLSENDMVLEEERVKIQLDTSLYIGLRLNTDLETIKGDLDLSQELWDAKEKELTDLLAKMDSMDLNNEKFPDDYKEPSGVTETEMLPSLEKSSGWVEQARGLSKTSNTNDEDSDTGLSSMHSQDSDNTPVCESLV